In Leishmania donovani BPK282A1 complete genome, chromosome 1, one DNA window encodes the following:
- a CDS encoding eukaryotic initiation factor 4a, putative has protein sequence MAQNDKIAPQDQDSFLDDQPGVRPIPSFDDMPLHQNLLRGIYSYGFEKPSSIQQRAIAPFTRGGDIIAQAQSGTGKTGAFSIGLLQRLDFRHNLIQGLVLSPTRELALQTAEVISRIGEFLSNSSKFCETFVGGTRVQDDLRKLQAGVIVAVGTPGRVSDVIKRGALRTESLRVLVLDEADEMLSQGFADQIYEIFRFLPKDIQVALFSATMPEEVLELTKKFMRDPVRILVKRESLTLEGIKQFFIAVEEEHKLDTLMDLYETVSIAQSVIFANTRRKVDWIAEKLNQSNHTVSSMHAEMPKSDRERVMNTFRSGSSRVLVTTDLVARGIDVHHVNIVINFDLPTNKENYLHRIGRGGRYGRKGVAINFVTEKDVELLHEIEAHYHTQIDELPVDFAAYLGE, from the coding sequence ATGGCGCAGAATGATAAGATCGCCCCCCAGGACCAGGACTCCTTCCTCGATGACCAGCCCGGCGTTCGCCCGATCCCGTCCTTCGACGACATGCCGCTGCACCAGaacctgctgcgcggcatctACTCGTACGGGTTCGAGAAGCCGTCCAGcatccagcagcgcgcgatAGCCCCCTtcacgcgcggcggcgacatcaTCGCGCAGGCCCAGTCCGGTACCGGCAAGACGGGTGCCTTCTCCATCggtctgctgcagcgcctggaCTTCCGCCACAACCTGATCCAGGGCCTCGTGCTCTCCCCCACTCGCGAGCTGGCCCTGCAGACGGCGGAGGTGATCAGCCGCATCGGTGAGTTCCTGTCGAACAGCTCCAAGTTCTGCGAGACCTTTgtcggcggcacgcgcgtgcaggaTGACCTGCGCAAGCTGCAGGCCGGCGTCATCGTTGCCGTGGGCACGCCGGGCCGCGTGTCCGACGTGATCAAGcgcggcgcgctgcgcacggagtcgctgcgcgtgctggtgCTCGACGAGGCTGATGAGATGCTGTCTCAGGGCTTCGCGGACCAGATTTACGAGATCTTCCGCTTCCTGCCGAAGGACATCCAGGTcgcgctcttctccgccacgatgccggaggaggtgctggagctgaCGAAGAAGTTCATGCGCGACCCCGTGCGCATTCTCGTGAAGCGCGAGAGCCTGACGCTGGAGGGCATCAAGCAGTTCTTCATCGCCGTCGAAGAGGAGCACAAGCTGGACACGCTGATGGACCTGTACGAGACCGTGTCCATCGCGCAGTCCGTCATCTTCGCCAACACGCGCCGCAAGGTGGACTGGATCGCCGAGAAGCTGAACCAGAGCAACCACACCGTCAGCAGCATGCACGCCGAGATGCCCAAGAGCGACCGCGAGCGCGTCATGAACACCttccgcagcggcagctcccGCGTGCTCGTCACGACCGACCTCGTGGCGCGCGGTATCGACGTGCACCACGTGAACATCGTCATCAACTTCGACCTGCCAACGAACAAGGAGAACTACCTGCATCGCAttggccgcggcggccgctacGGCCGTAAGGGTGTTGCCATCAACTTCGTGACGGAGAAGgacgtggagctgctgcacgagatCGAGGCGCACTACCACACGCAGATCGACGAGCTCCCGGTCGACTTCGCTGCCTACCTTGGCGAGTAA